The Malus domestica chromosome 13, GDT2T_hap1 genome includes a window with the following:
- the LOC103452613 gene encoding probable GTP diphosphokinase CRSH, chloroplastic codes for MELYLPHPHHRLPHQDPIPRTLDPTVRIFPFTLTLRKCNQRSRRHGFSKTRSFLLEQTGGKMVVELVGAFNELTERMGMLSSSGSHLLFKALKLSIPLLHALPLTPDGRSSLSRALSISLLLADLQMDAEVISAGILRPVVEARSISILDVRNQIGSGTAHLLHESLRVMKVPSKVDVLDDDSATALRKFCLTYYDMRAVILDLVLRLDVMRHLDYMPRYQQQLTSLEVMRLHAPLAHAVGANWLSLELEDLSFQYLFPHSYLYVDSWLRSHETGSKPLVDVYKEQLLRSLRVDPLLADMVVDVSVDGRYKSRYSTMKKLLKDGRKPEQVNDVLGLRVILEPRDGEDMAEVGEQACYRTREVVRSMWKEMPHRTKDYIARPKANGYRSLHMAVDVSDCGRSRPLMEIQIRTKEMDMLADAGMASHSLYKSGLTDPEEAKRLKAIMMAAAEFAALRLKDINHEGIETEQSQNNRVFRLLDKNGDGRINIEELMEVMEELGAPGEDACEMMQLLDANSDGSLSSDEFELFQKQVGFMRNFEERDEQYKTVLNDKLQIADSSSLIQVSGEDLSSRASELDLLASG; via the exons ATGGAGCTTTACCTTCCCCACCCTCACCACCGTCTTCCTCACCAGGACCCAATACCCAGAACCCTCGACCCTACCGTGCGGATCTTCCCTTTCACTCTGACTCTACGGAAATGCAACCAGCGAAGCCGACGGCATGGTTTCTCCAAGACGAGGTCGTTTCTGCTGGAGCAGACCGGTGGGAAGATGGTGGTGGAGCTCGTGGGGGCGTTCAACGAGCTCACGGAGAGGATGGGCATGCTCTCCAGCAGCGGCTCCCACTTGCTCTTCAAGGCTCTCAAGCTCTCCATTCCTTTGCTCCATGCTCTGCCTCTGACCCCAGATGGCCGTTCTTCTCTCTCCAGAGCCCTCTCCATCTCCCTCCTCCTTGCTGACCTTCAG ATGGATGCTGAAGTAATTTCAGCTGGGATTCTCCGGCCAGTTGTGGAGGCCCGTTCAATTTCGATTCTCGATGTTAGGAACCAGATTGGTTCTGGCACTGCGCATCTCTTGCACGAAAGCTTGCGGGTTATGAAAGTCCCTTCAAAAGTTGATGTCTTGGATGATGACAGTGCAACTGCATTGAGGAAGTTTTGCTTGACTTACTACGATATGAGGGCTGTGATTTTGGACTTGGTGCTCAGGCTTGATGTGATGCGGCATCTTGATTACATGCCGCGGTATCAGCAGCAGTTGACATCTCTAGAAGTAATGAGGCTTCACGCGCCGTTGGCTCATGCTGTTGGGGCCAACTGGCTGTCATTGGAGCTCGAGGATCTTTCGTTTCAGTACTTATTTCCACATTCGTACCTTTATGTCGATTCTTGGTTGAGAAGTCATGAGACTGGAAGTAAGCCTCTGGTGGATGTGTACAAGGAACAGTTGTTGCGGTCGTTGAGAGTTGATCCGTTGTTGGCAGACATGGTGGTTGATGTTTCGGTTGATGGGCGGTATAAGAGTCGCTATAGCACAATGAAGAAGCTGTTGAAGGATGGTAGGAAGCCAGAGCAAGTGAATGATGTTTTGGGATTGAGAGTCATATTGGAGCCTAGAGATGGAGAAGATATGGCAGAGGTAGGGGAACAAGCATGTTACAGGACGCGCGAAGTTGTTCGATCTATGTGGAAGGAAATGCCTCACAGGACAAAAGACTACATTGCAAGGCCCAAGGCGAATGGGTACAGGAGTTTACATATGGCAGTTGATGTTAGTGACTGTGGGAGGAGTAGGCCATTGATGGAAATACAGATAAGGACTAAGGAGATGGACATGTTGGCCGACGCTGGAATGGCATCTCACTCATTGTACAAAAGCGGTCTTACAGACCCAGAAGAG GCAAAGAGGCTTAAGGCCATCATGATGGCTGCAGCCGAATTTGCTGCGTTGCGCCTTAAAGATATTAATCACGAAGGCATTGAGACTGAGCAGAGTCAGAATAATCGAGTATTCCGCCTTCTTGACAAGAATGGAGATGGTAGGATCAATATTGAGGAACTTATGGAGGTGATGGAAGAGCTTGGTGCCCCAGGGGAAGATGCATGTGAGATGATGCAGCTACTTGATGCAAATAGTGATGGTTCACTTAGCTCGGATGAATTTGAGTTGTTTCAGAAACAG GTTGGCTTTATGCGTAATTTCGAGGAAAGAGATGAGCAGTACAAGACCGTGTTGAATGACAAACTTCAAATTGCAGACAGTAGCAGTTTGATCCAGGTGTCCGGTGAAGATCTTAGCAGCAGGGCTTCGGAATTAGATTTGCTTGCATCCGGTTGA
- the LOC103452614 gene encoding large ribosomal subunit protein uL3m, which yields MSALSRGLISRLRLLSLNPSPSSCTATPAANAMTSLTQTQCHFFRCFSSEAMVDATEAVADRRPVIEAKPGPMSPGSKRTGLIAVKCGMTALWDKWGARVPITVLWVDDNIVSQVKTPEKEGFPALQIGCGQKKAKHLTKPEVGHFRGQGVPLKRKLHEFPVSNDALLPVGMGIGVRHFVPGQYVDVTGITRGKGFQGGMKRHGFSGMPASHGASLSHRSIGSTGQRDDAGKVFKGRKMPGRMGGKQRTVKNVWVYKIDPARNLMWVKGQVPGAEGNFVFIRDAFYKKPDVSSLPFPTYFAPEDEDPSKLEPLVADLGEVDPFMVAD from the exons ATGTCGGCATTATCGAGAGGCCTCATTTCCCGCCTCCGCCTTCTCTCGCTCAACCCCTCCCCTTCTTCTTGCACTGCTACTCCTGCCGCTAATGCTATGACGTCGTTGACGCAGACCCAGTGCCATTTCTTCAGATGCTTCAGCTCCGAGGCCATGGTGGACGCGACGGAGGCCGTGGCGGACAGGAGACCGGTTATTGAAGCGAAGCCCGGCCCCATGAGCCCGGGTTCGAAGAGGACCGGGCTCATAGCCGTCAAGTGCGGGATGACTGCGCTCTGGGACAAATGGGGCGCTAGGGTTCCGATAACTGTGCTCTGGGTCGATGATAATATCGTCTCTCAGGTCAAGACCCCTGAGAAGGAAGGCTTCCCTGCTCTCCAG ATTGGTTGCGGACAGAAGAAAGCAAAACATTTGACAAAGCCAGAGGTGGGTCATTTCCGAGGTCAGGGTGTTCCACTTAAGAGGAAATTGCATGAGTTTCCTGTATCAAATGATGCGCTCCTCCCTGTTGGTATGGGAATTGGTGTTCGCCATTTTGTTCCAGGCCAATATGTTGATGTCACAGGAATCACGCGAGGGAAAGGTTTCCAG GGTGGAATGAAAAGACACGGTTTTAGTGGTATGCCAGCATCCCATGGCGCATCTCTGTCGCACCGAAGTATTGGTTCTACAGGTCAGAGGGATGATGCTGGAAAG GTTTTTAAAGGCAGAAAGATGCCGGGGCGCATGGGTGGGAAACAGAGAACGGTGAAAAATGTATGGGTCTACAAAATCGATCCTGCAAGGAATTTGATGTGGGTGAAAGGCCAA GTCCCGGGTGCTGAAGGGAACTTCGTTTTCATCAGAGATGCTTTCTACAAGAAACCTGATGTTTCATCGCTACCATTTCCAACCTACTTTGCTCCAGAGGATGAGGATCCATCCAAGTTAGAACCGCTAGTTGCTGATCTCGGAGAAGTAGATCCGTTCATGGTGGCAGATTAA
- the LOC103452612 gene encoding CBL-interacting serine/threonine-protein kinase 1-like isoform X1: MVLEYVTGGELFDKIAHHGKLRETKGRKLFQQLIDGVSYCHNKGVFHRDLKLENVLVDAKGNIKISDFGLSALPQHFREDGLLHTTCGSPNYVAPEVLANKGYDGATSDIWSCGVILYVILTGFLPFDDRNLAVLYQKIIKGEALIPKWLSPGAKNLIKRILDPNPATRITMTGIKSDEWFKQDYSPVNPDEEEDVNIDDEAFSIHEVPSEGEKSPDARHAHTHINAFELIGMSSCLDLSGFFEKEDVSERKIRFTSNHSAKDLLKKIEEIVMEMGYCVQKKNGRLKVMQEHKGVRSLGSLSVAAEVFEISPSLFVVELRKSYGDSSAYRQLCKKLSNDLGVPSTQELLTS; the protein is encoded by the exons aTGGTCCTAGAATATGTTACCGGCGGcgaattgtttgacaaaatt GCACACCATGGAAAACTTAGAGAAACTAAAGGCAGGAAGCTTTTCCAACAATTAATCGACGGTGTGAGCTACTGTCACAACAAAGGCGTCTTCCATCGGGATCTTAAG CTTGAAAATGTTCTTGTTGATGCCAAGGGGAACATAAAGATATCGGACTTTGGCCTCAGTGCTTTGCCCCAACATTTTCGG GAAGATGGTTTGCTTCATACAACCTGTGGAAGCCCCAACTATGTTGCTCCCGAGGTTCTTGCTAACAAAGGTTACGATGGTGCCACCTCCGATATATGGTCATGTGGTGTCATCTTATACGTCATTCTCACCGGATTTCTCCCTTTTGATGACAGAAATCTTGCAGTTCTCTATCAGAAG ATCATTAAGGGGGAAGCTTTGATACCGAAATGGTTGTCACCCGGTGCAAAAAACTTGATCAAGAGGATTCTCGATCCCAACCCTGCTACCAGAATAACAATGACCGGCATCAAGTCAGACGAATGGTTCAAGCAGGATTACTCTCCTGTAAAccctgatgaagaagaagatgtaAACATCGATGATGAAGCTTTCTCAATACATGAAGTG CCATCTGAGGGGGAGAAGAGTCCAGACGCCCGGCATGCGCACACCCATATCAATGCCTTTGAGTTAATCGGAATGTCCTCTTGTCTAGACCTCTCCGGCTTCTTTGAGAAAGAG GATGTGTCCGAGAGGAAGATCAGATTTACATCCAACCACTCTGCAAAAGATTTGCTCAAGAAAATCGAAGAAATCGTAATGGAGATGGGATATTGTGTCCAGAAGAAAAATGGAAGG TTAAAAGTGATGCAAGAACACAAAGGGGTGAGAAGCCTGGGCAGTCTATCAGTTGCAGCAGAG GTGTTTGAGATAAGCCCATCTTTATTTGTAGTAGAGTTGAGAAAATCATATGGTGATTCTTCTGCATATAGACAG TTGTGTAAAAAGCTATCAAACGACTTAGGTGTTCCCTCAACCCAAGAGTTGCTGACCAGCTAG